The genomic interval CGGTCGACGGACGGATCTCGTCGCCCGGTACGTACGCCGTCTCGAGCCCGGGTGCTGCCTGCGCGGCGGCAGCGGCGCCGAATGCGGCACCCGTCATCGCCAGTGCCGTCGCGGTGAGCGCGGCGATCGGTCTGCGTAACTTCATTGTCGGATATCCCCCCTGGATGTCTTACTGACACGGGAAAGCCGAATGCGATCGCATCGCGATCTCCCCCACACGCACCGTACATGAGAGGCATAGGCTGCACAAGGCTTGCGCCGAGTCGAGGAAGCGGCACCGCCCCGGCTCCGGTGCGATGCTCGGCTCGACGCGTCCGGAGCGGCCGCGCGACGGGACACGTCGCGAGCGGCTACCCCAGCAGTCGATGCACGACCGTATCCGCCAGCAGGCGCCCGCGGAGCGTCGGGACGACGCGGCCGGCGATCGCCGCGCGGCCGTCGATGAGGCCGTCAGCGATCAGGCCGGGGACGCGGCGCCGCTCCTCGGCCGTCAGCACCCCCGTGTCGAGGCCGTCCGCGATGCGGGTCTCGAGGAGGATCCGCTCCTCGCGTCGCGACGAGGCGTCGAGGATCTCGCGCGCGTGCGCCGGGGAGGCGCCCTGCGCCATGCGCTGCGCATACGCGCCGGGGTGCTTGACGTTCCACCAGCGAACACCGCCCACGTGGCTGTGTGCGCCCGGGCCGGCGGCCCACCAGTCCTCCCCCGTCCAGTAGGCGAGGTTGTGCCGGGAGCGCGTCGCCTCCGAGCGGGCCCAGTTGCTGATCTCGTACCAGCCGAGACCGGCCGCGGCGAAGCGGGCATCCGCGCGCTCGTACATCTCCGCGTGCAGGTCCTCGTCGGGCTCGGGAACGGAGCCGCGCTTGATCTGCGCGGCGAGCTTCGTGCCCGGCTCGACGATGAGGGCGTATGCGGACAGGTGATCGGGTTCGGTCGCGAGCGCGGCGTCGACCGAGCGGTCCCAATCCTCGATGCGCTCGCCCGGCGTCCCGTAGATGAGGTCGACGCTGACTTGCAGCCCGGCCTCGCGAGCCCAGCGCGTCACGAGCGGGATCCGTTCGGGCGTGTGGGTCCGATCGAGCGTCCGCAGCACCTCGGGCACGGCGGACTGCATGCCGAAGCTCACCCGGGTGAAGCCGGCGCGGGTGAGCCGCTCGAGGTATGCGGCGTCCACGGAGTCGGGATTCGCCTCGGTCGTCACCTCGGCACCGGGAGCGAGGCCCCACTCGTCGCGGATCCGTCCGAGCATGCTCGCGAGATCCTCCGCGGGGAGGAGCGTGGGCGTGCCGCCGCCGAAGAAGACGGTCGACGCGGCGCGCTCGGCGACGCCCGCGCGCCGGAGCACGTCGGCGCCGAAGCTCAACTCCCGCTGCGCCTGCGCGGCGTAGTCGTCCCGCCGCGTGCCGCCGAGCTCGCTCGCGGTGTAGGTGTTGAAGTCGCAGTAGCCGCACCGGACCCGGCAGTAGGGGACGTGCACGTAGACGCCGAATCGCCGCTCCGCGGATCCCTCGGCCGCGCTCGGCGGGAGCGATCCGTCCGCGGGTGCGGGGTCGCCCTCAGGAAGAATGCTCGGCACGGCGCCCTCCGCGGACCGTCATGGCTTCGGCTTGCTCGGGCGCCGCCGATGCGTCGCCTGCGCGGCGGCGGGCGCCTCGGAAGTCGCCGCCTCGTCCCCGGCCGCAGCCTCAGTTTCGGCCGCGGCCTCATCCGCTGCTGCCGCCGCGTCGACCACGACGGCCTCCTCGGCAGCCGCGGCCTCCTCAGCGGCTGCGGCCGCATCCTCGACCACGGCCTCTTCCGCAGCCGGCTCCGCGGGCGCCCCCGCTTCGACGACGACCGGATCCTCAGCCGTATCGGGCGCCTGCGCCTCGGCGACGGCCTCCGCCACGTCCGCGACGACATCCGGCTCCGCGATGACGTCCGGCGCGACATCCGGCTCCGCGGGCGGCGTCGCGCCGAGCGGCTGAGCGCCGGGGGCGAGCGCGGCGATCTGCTGCTTGACCGCGTCGATCGCGGTGCGCAGATCCGAACGGCCCTTGATCCCGAGCAGCCCGCTCCGAGGCGCGGACAGGAAGCCGCGAGCGACCGCCCAGACGGTGTCGTCCTCGCGGTGCTCGACGGTGAAGAGCTGCTCGCCGACGGCGCCCAGTTCGTCGGCCGTGCCCCAGGCGAACCCGACCCGCCGATCCTCATCGATCGTGTAGACGATCAGCACGGAGCGCGCGTCCGGTCCGGGGCCGCGCAGCGTCGCGGTCGTGCCGGCCGTGATGTACGGCTCGCCGTCCGGGCCGAAGTGCTCCTCGAGCTGGCCGGCCGCCTCGGGCGTCCCGTCGTCGTCGAAGCTCACGCCCGCGTAGTGCGCGCCCGACCCGCGCGCGAGATCGTCGATTCCGACCCCGCTGCCGCGCTGCGACCCCCAGGTCATGAGCAGGCTCGACGCCACCAGGAAGCGCTCCTGGCCGCTGCCGAGCCTCAGCTCCTCCTCGTAGGGCGTCGCGCCCTCCGGGGGGAAGCGCAGCAGGTCGGGCGCCTTCGAGGCCCCGACCGCCGCGTAGGCGACGGGCATCGAGACGTGGCTGCTCCGGCGGGCCGGCTGCTCCCTGCTCACTTCTTCGACTCCTTGCCCTCCACGTCGCCCGAGAGGGCGGCGATGAACGCCTCCTGGGGCACCTCGACGCGGCCGACCATCTTCATGCGCTTCTTGCCCTCCTTCTGCTTCTCGAGCAGCTTGCGCTTGCGGCTGATATCGCCGCCGTAGCACTTGGCGAGCACGTCCTTGCGGATCGCGCGGATGGTCTCCCGCGCGATCACCCGGGCGCCGATGGCGGCCTGGATCGGCACCTCGAACTGCTGCCGCGGGATGAGCTTGCGCAGCCGCTCCGCCATCATCGTGCCGTAGTGATAGGCGTTGTCGCGGTGCACGATGGCGCTGAACGCGTCGACCTTGTCCCCCTGCAGCAGGATGTCGACCTTCACGAGATCGGCCTCCTGCTCCCCCATCGGTTCGTAGTCGAGGCTCGCATAGCCCTGCGTGCGGCTCTTGAGATGATCGAAGAAGTCGAAGACGATCTCGCCGAGCGGCATGCTGTAGCGCAGCTCGACGCGCTCGCCGAGGTACTCCATGCCGAGCAGGCTCCCCCGACGGCTCTGGCAGAGCTCCATGATGGCGCCGACGTAGTCCTTGGGAGCGAGGATCGCGGTCTTCACGACCGGCTCGCGCACGCTCGCGATCTTGCCGTCCGGGTACTCCGACGGGTTCGTGACCGTGACCTCCGTGCCGTCGTCCGTGGTCACCTGGTAGATGACGCTCGGGGCCGTCGCGATGAGGTCGAGGTCGAACTCGCGACGCAGCCGCTCGGAGATGATCTCGAGATGCAGGAGGCCGAGGAAGCCGCAGCGGAAGCCGAAGCCGAGCGCCACGGAGGTCTCC from Leucobacter allii carries:
- the hemW gene encoding radical SAM family heme chaperone HemW, with the protein product MPSILPEGDPAPADGSLPPSAAEGSAERRFGVYVHVPYCRVRCGYCDFNTYTASELGGTRRDDYAAQAQRELSFGADVLRRAGVAERAASTVFFGGGTPTLLPAEDLASMLGRIRDEWGLAPGAEVTTEANPDSVDAAYLERLTRAGFTRVSFGMQSAVPEVLRTLDRTHTPERIPLVTRWAREAGLQVSVDLIYGTPGERIEDWDRSVDAALATEPDHLSAYALIVEPGTKLAAQIKRGSVPEPDEDLHAEMYERADARFAAAGLGWYEISNWARSEATRSRHNLAYWTGEDWWAAGPGAHSHVGGVRWWNVKHPGAYAQRMAQGASPAHAREILDASSRREERILLETRIADGLDTGVLTAEERRRVPGLIADGLIDGRAAIAGRVVPTLRGRLLADTVVHRLLG
- a CDS encoding DUF1990 family protein, with amino-acid sequence MSREQPARRSSHVSMPVAYAAVGASKAPDLLRFPPEGATPYEEELRLGSGQERFLVASSLLMTWGSQRGSGVGIDDLARGSGAHYAGVSFDDDGTPEAAGQLEEHFGPDGEPYITAGTTATLRGPGPDARSVLIVYTIDEDRRVGFAWGTADELGAVGEQLFTVEHREDDTVWAVARGFLSAPRSGLLGIKGRSDLRTAIDAVKQQIAALAPGAQPLGATPPAEPDVAPDVIAEPDVVADVAEAVAEAQAPDTAEDPVVVEAGAPAEPAAEEAVVEDAAAAAEEAAAAEEAVVVDAAAAADEAAAETEAAAGDEAATSEAPAAAQATHRRRPSKPKP